DNA sequence from the Bacillus pumilus genome:
AATCAAAAAAGATTGGTATTCTTGCTACATATGATTGGCAAAGCGAAGTAGACGGCTTTATTAAAGGTGCAAAATATCAAGATGAACATGTACAAGTGCTTGCCGAGTTTGTTGAAAACTGGGATGATGCGGACAAAGCCGTGGAGCTCTATCAAAAATTGAAAAAACAGGGCGTAGATGTTGTATATCCAGCAGGTGATGGTTATAATATCCCTGTCATTGAACAAATCAAAGCCGATAATTTATCAGCGATCGGATATGTCACCGATCAATCCAACCTCGGCAGCCATACCGTCTTAACAAGCACAGTCCAGCATGTGGATAAAGCGTATAGTATTATTGCGAAGAAATTTAATGAAGGCAAGCTAAATGCACAAGGTGAGTACTCCTTTGACTTTAAAGAAGGAGTGATCGAAATGGGGAAATTTAGTTCCACCATTGACCGTGCTTTTTTGAAAGACATTGAAAGTGATATTGCGTCTTACAAAAAAACTGGCAAACTGCCAAATGAAAAGTGAGGATCAGGCGATGCAGCACGAAAAATCGATGGAGTTTTTACAAATTGCCATGAAGTATTTTCCGCAGGCAAAAGAAGAATTAGATAAAGCAGGTATTCAGCTTGAGCCCGAAGCTCTTCAGCCGCTTTTATCATTGTTTACATCTGTTATGCAAGAGGCATATGAGCTTGGAAAAGCAGATGCAGAATCAGAAAAAGCCACAGAATAGTGGCTTTTTTTTATGATAATTTTTTCTTGAAGGCACTAATCATAGGGCCAACATCTTTAAACACAGGCTTCAGCTCATCGATCGAGTTCATAATGTTCCCAATTTGGTTCATGACATGCATGTAGTCAATGGACTCTTCACTTGAAGTTGTCTCCACGCGTTCCTCCTTTGCTTCTTTCTTGCTTTTCTCCTTTTCAAGCGGCTGTCCAAACATCATAGCCGAAAAAATATCTTTTTGCGCCATATCAAATGCTCCTTTCTACTATTGGTATATCAATAATCTATGAAAAAAGTGAGAGGAAAGGTTAGACGTTTGTATTGCCAAGGAGAAAAAAATAAGTTAAAATTAGTACCAGATACTAATATAAGATCACAATATCACATGCTCGTATGAGTAAAAGGAGTCTTAT
Encoded proteins:
- a CDS encoding BMP family ABC transporter substrate-binding protein; this translates as MKYQRLVMIFSFLLLLSACSQAPLKGQIEKVGLLVPDTINDQVWGTKGYKGLLNIQSTFGVDVYYKEGMVDKEKIVDAIEEFHKKGVNLIIGHGSEYSEIFNIISEDYPKTQFITVNGNKPQADNVANVTFKGEAMGFFGGMTAAHMSKSKKIGILATYDWQSEVDGFIKGAKYQDEHVQVLAEFVENWDDADKAVELYQKLKKQGVDVVYPAGDGYNIPVIEQIKADNLSAIGYVTDQSNLGSHTVLTSTVQHVDKAYSIIAKKFNEGKLNAQGEYSFDFKEGVIEMGKFSSTIDRAFLKDIESDIASYKKTGKLPNEK
- a CDS encoding ComZ family protein, coding for MQHEKSMEFLQIAMKYFPQAKEELDKAGIQLEPEALQPLLSLFTSVMQEAYELGKADAESEKATE